One Bufo gargarizans isolate SCDJY-AF-19 chromosome 4, ASM1485885v1, whole genome shotgun sequence DNA window includes the following coding sequences:
- the LOC122934786 gene encoding zinc finger protein OZF-like: MSDSYGHLDLSSHHEAEDNNTTQDDSITHNVPSVLHSRDPSTHTAGHKKPSSKQLLIGKTRTKQKCEKHFKMKSNLFLHERNCRDNRSFSCLTCGKSFSMKSILVRHQRTHTGENLYSCPECGKGFNKQSSFILHQRTHTGEKPFSCLECGKCFSRKSNLVAHQRTHTGEKLYSCPECGKGFNSKSNFSQHQRTHTGEKPFPCLECGKCFSRKTHLVTHQRTHTGEKPFVCPECGKCFDVKSWLIQHQRIHTGEKPFSCSECGKCFSQKSHLVKHQRTHTGEKPFMCPECGKCFSQKSNLVAHQITHIGVHQRTQIGEKPFMCPECGKYFRVRSVLKNHLRTHTGEKPFPCLKCGKCFGQKLYLVRHQRSHTWENPFMCSDCGKSFGVKSLLIKHLRSHTRGIPFSCSECSECGKRFSQKSNLVKHLRTHLGEKSFSCLECGKCFSQKANLVRHQITHTGEKPFSCSQCGKCFSCQGSVVRHERIHTDEKPYLCGKCGKSFMQKSSLAKHERIHLEEKPL; encoded by the coding sequence ATGAGCGACTCCTATGGACATCTCGATTTATCTTCCCATCATGAAGCAGAAGATAACAATACCACACAAGATGATTCAATAACTCATAATGTACCCTCAGTCCTTCACAGCAGAGATCCATCCACTCATACTGCTGGTCACAAGAAACCTTCATCCAAGCAATTACTGATTGGCAAAACAAGAACTAAACAGAAATGtgagaaacattttaaaatgaaATCTAATCTTTTTTTGCATGAGAGAAATTGCAGAGATAACAGGTCATTTTCATGCTTGACGTGTGGGAAATCTTTTAGCATGAAATCCATTctagttagacatcagagaactcacactggGGAGAATCtgtattcatgtcctgaatgtgggaaaggcTTTAACAAACAATCAAGTTTTATTCTGCATCAGAGAactcatacaggggagaagccattttcatgtcttgaatgtggaaagtgctttagtcggaaatcaaatcttgttgcccatcagagaactcacacaggggagaagctgtattcatgtcctgaatgtggcaAAGGCTTTAAcagtaaatcaaatttttctcaGCATCAGAGAACTCATACAGGAGAAAAACCATTTCCATGTCTTGAATGCGGGAAATGCTTTAGTCGGAAGAcacatcttgttacacatcagagaactcacacaggagagaagccatttgtgtgtcctgaatgtgggaagtgttttgatGTGAAGTCATGGCTTATACAACATCAAAGaatccacacaggggagaagccattttcatgttcagaatgtgggaaatgttttagtcaaaaatcacatcttgttaaacatcagagaactcacacgggGGAGAAGCCATTTATGTGTCCAGAGTGTGGGAAGTGCTTTagtcagaaatcaaatcttgttgcaCATCAGATAACTCACATAGGAGTACATCAGAGAACTCAaataggagagaagccatttatgtgtcctgaatgtgggaagtattTTAGGGTGAGGTCAGTGCTTAAAAATCATCTAAGAACTCACACAGGcgagaagccatttccatgtcTTAAATGCGGGAAATGTTTTGGTCAGAAATTATaccttgttagacatcagagaagtcacacatgGGAGAATCCATTTATGTGTTCTGACTGTGGGAAGTCTTTTGGTGTGAAATCATTGCTTATAAAACATCTAAGAAGTCACACAAGAGGGATTCCATTTTCATGCTCTgaatgctcagaatgtgggaagcgtTTTagccagaaatcaaatcttgtgaaACATCTAAGAACCCACTTAGGAGAAAAGTCATTTTCATGTCTTGAATGTGGAAAATGCTTTAGTCAGAAAGcaaatcttgttagacatcagataactcacacaggagagaagccattttcatgttcacaatgtgggaaatgttttagctgTCAAGGAAGTGTTGTtcgacatgagagaattcacacagatgAGAAGCCATATTTATGTGGAAAATGTGGTAAGTCTTTTATGCAGAAATCAAGTCTTgctaaacatgagagaattcacttAGAAGAGAAGCCATTGTAA